Proteins from a single region of Cydia strobilella chromosome 2, ilCydStro3.1, whole genome shotgun sequence:
- the LOC134754104 gene encoding E3 ubiquitin-protein ligase arc-1-like, which produces MDEKIINSCPNCCQTYSLKSLAPEPKSNIPLFIKCGHSICECCVRNIVKSGEPIECKICLRTMEIKTTDIAKLLLNKIQLYSLFPVNVNVLGELALTMIVEKPEVEEKKAKEYFIDLQAILDSTDQTQGQCLECDSATTQMCQQCATVICASCFEKSHKNFVVFKNHVLQNIQLQVTADNCKVHCQKSLNYYCKDCAKSVCMDCLMVGSEKSCKNHDVVSILEINEKFLSDLREIRPQVDATFRRLTKTAVDIGDQLIKIDKDSGSPELLQVTATIEQHFSKLQAVVQVHRQEVMANISRLRRIERESLLGVRDEVAIAIKQSKQLMNALKSALECEKNQTTNLSTLLEEAKSIVDRPWCLTKEESDKDKLTVCVSEELCLLVSDYVQLVGNAQARYGLRSSRQLAAVPPPPPQPVFPPTRGTV; this is translated from the exons ATGGATGAGAAAATCATAAACTCGTGCCCTAACTGTTGTCAAACATACAGTTTGAAAA GCTTGGCGCCGGAACCTAAATCGAACATTCCTCTTTTCATAAAATGTGGCCACTCCATATGCGAATGTTGCGTTCGCAACATTGTGAAGTCCGGCGAGCCGATAGAGTGCAAGATATGTTTGCGGACGATGGAGATCAAGACTACGGATATCGCGAAGCTGCTTCTGAATAAGATACAGTTGTACAGTCTGTTCCCCGTGAATGTGAATGTGCTGGGGGAGCTGGCACTCACGATGATTGTG gaaaaacCTGAAGTAGAAGAGAAGAAAGCAAAAGAATATTTTATAGATTTGCAAGCCATACTTGACAGCACTGACCAGACTCAAG GCCAATGCTTAGAATGTGACAGTGCAACAACACAAATGTGCCAACAATGTGCCACTGTCATATGTGCCTCCTGCTTCGAGAAGTCGCACAAGAACTTTGTGGTGTTCAAGAACCATGTTCTGCAGAATATTCAACTACAAGTAACAGCTGATAACTGCAAAGTCCATTGTCAGAAATCGCTCAATTATTACTGTAAAGATTGTGCCAAGTCGGTTTGCATGGATTGTCTGATGGTCGGTTCTGAGAAGTCTTGCAAAAACCATGATGTTGTGTCTATTCTTGAAATT aaTGAGAAGTTTTTATCAGACTTACGTGAAATACGTCCCCAAGTTGACGCTACATTCCGGAGGCTAACCAAAACCGCAGTT GACATTGGTGACCAACTCATCAAGATAGACAAGGACAGCGGATCGCCCGAGCTCCTCCAGGTGACGGCGACAATCGAGCAGCATTTCTCCAAATTGCAGGCGGTAGTGCAGGTCCACCGGCAGGAG GTAATGGCGAACATCTCCCGGCTGCGGCGCATCGAACGCGAGTCGTTACTCGGCGTCAGAGATGAGGTGGCCATCGCTATCAAGCAGTCCAAGCAACTCATGAACGCATTGAAGTCAGCCCTGGAGTGTGAGAAGAACCAAACG ACGAATCTGTCGACGCTCCTTGAAGAAGCTAAAAGCATAGTTGACAGACCCTGGTGTTTGACCAAAGAAGAATCCGACAAGGACAAACTGAC GGTGTGCGTGAGCGAGGAGCTGTGCCTGCTGGTGAGCGACTACGTGCAGCTGGTGGGCAACGCGCAGGCGCGCTACGGTCTGCGCTCCTCCCGCCAGCTGGCCGCcgtgccgccgccgccaccccAGCCGGTCTTCCCTCCGACTAGAGGTACAGTCTGA